In the bacterium genome, one interval contains:
- a CDS encoding Hsp20/alpha crystallin family protein has product MYGQRRVSAIISVSHEIDELFERFFGVQESNAVWEPPVDLFASEQKVYLMAEVPGVPGSEVHVRVGARMVQILGIKRPPQKVRRGVTFYESQIPYGGFEKRVSLPFAVNPDSIKVEIKDGVLSLELDRTGVSTVRVIRLE; this is encoded by the coding sequence ATGTATGGGCAGCGGCGCGTCAGCGCAATAATATCTGTAAGTCATGAGATAGACGAGCTGTTCGAGAGGTTCTTCGGGGTTCAGGAGAGCAACGCGGTCTGGGAGCCGCCGGTCGACCTCTTCGCCAGCGAGCAAAAAGTCTACCTTATGGCCGAGGTGCCGGGTGTCCCCGGGTCTGAGGTGCACGTCCGGGTCGGCGCCAGGATGGTCCAGATTCTAGGCATCAAGCGGCCGCCGCAAAAGGTCCGGCGCGGAGTAACCTTCTATGAATCCCAGATTCCGTACGGCGGATTTGAGAAGCGGGTAAGCCTGCCGTTTGCGGTTAATCCCGACAGCATCAAAGTTGAGATCAAGGACGGTGTGCTGAGCCTGGAGCTGGACCGGACGGGTGTCAGCACCGTGAGGGTGATACGACTTGAGTGA
- the rny gene encoding ribonuclease Y, with protein sequence MSLMVEIVLAIAGFLVLGVAGFWFGFVISRRAARQLVNGAEQERDRTLKQAQEEVNRAREKSEAAAKLEWEREKLKFETQTATTRRELERLEAKLSERDSFIGRRDSVLTQKEADLIRKDRDIAARDKIVRAKMERLDQLISQENSKLERLAGLSSEEARRELCRNLENQARLEAAQLVRDIKEEARGQAEEEAREIITCAIQRCAVSHAAETTISVVSLPSDELKGRIIGREGRNIRTFETLTGVEVMIDDTPGAIIISGFDPVRREVAKLAMERLVADGRIHPARIEEVVGRTRDEMNALIKSTGESVVLELGIVGLHTELSKLLGRLKYRTSYGQNVLVHSKEVAYLAALMAQELDLDPALAKRAGLLHDIGKAADQSIEGPHASIGAELARRYGEDELVVNAVAAHHEEVMLDSPYAFLVAAADGVSGSRPGARRESFETYVKRVETLETIASSMEGVERAYAIQAGREIRVLVEPDKVTDHDSAELAAKVAAQIQAELKYPGQIKVTVIRETRAVDYAR encoded by the coding sequence ATGAGTCTGATGGTGGAAATAGTGCTGGCAATTGCCGGTTTCTTAGTTCTGGGAGTGGCAGGATTCTGGTTCGGGTTCGTCATCAGCCGGCGCGCCGCCCGCCAATTAGTGAACGGCGCCGAGCAGGAGCGCGACCGGACCTTAAAGCAGGCGCAGGAAGAGGTGAACCGGGCGCGGGAGAAGTCTGAGGCCGCGGCCAAGCTGGAGTGGGAGCGGGAGAAGCTGAAGTTCGAGACCCAGACCGCGACCACGCGCAGGGAGCTGGAACGGCTGGAAGCGAAGCTATCCGAGCGCGATAGTTTCATCGGCCGCCGGGACAGCGTTCTGACCCAGAAGGAGGCGGACCTCATCAGGAAAGACCGCGACATCGCTGCCCGGGATAAGATCGTACGGGCCAAGATGGAGCGGCTGGACCAGCTCATCAGCCAGGAGAATTCCAAACTTGAACGGCTCGCGGGCCTCTCTTCCGAGGAGGCGCGACGCGAGCTTTGTCGGAACCTGGAGAACCAGGCCCGGCTCGAGGCCGCCCAACTCGTCCGGGACATCAAGGAAGAGGCACGGGGACAGGCCGAGGAGGAGGCGCGGGAGATTATCACGTGCGCCATCCAGCGTTGCGCCGTGTCGCACGCGGCCGAAACCACGATATCGGTCGTGAGCCTGCCCTCGGATGAGCTGAAGGGCCGGATTATCGGCCGCGAGGGCCGCAACATCCGTACCTTCGAGACGCTGACCGGCGTCGAGGTGATGATCGACGACACCCCCGGTGCGATCATTATCTCCGGGTTTGACCCGGTCCGGCGCGAGGTCGCCAAGCTGGCGATGGAGAGGCTCGTGGCCGACGGCCGGATTCACCCGGCGCGAATCGAGGAGGTGGTCGGTCGCACCCGGGACGAGATGAACGCTCTCATCAAGTCGACCGGCGAATCGGTCGTGCTGGAACTGGGCATCGTCGGCCTCCACACGGAGCTTTCCAAGCTGCTGGGCCGCCTGAAGTACCGAACCAGCTACGGACAGAATGTGCTGGTTCACTCGAAGGAGGTCGCTTATCTTGCCGCGTTGATGGCGCAGGAACTGGACCTCGACCCGGCCCTGGCCAAGCGGGCCGGGTTGTTGCACGACATCGGCAAGGCCGCGGACCAGTCGATCGAGGGACCCCACGCGAGCATCGGCGCGGAACTCGCCCGCCGGTACGGCGAGGACGAGCTGGTGGTGAACGCGGTGGCGGCGCACCACGAGGAAGTGATGCTCGATTCGCCCTACGCTTTCCTCGTAGCTGCGGCCGACGGTGTGTCCGGCTCACGGCCCGGGGCCAGGCGTGAGAGTTTCGAGACGTATGTCAAACGCGTGGAGACGCTCGAGACAATCGCGTCCTCGATGGAGGGGGTCGAGCGGGCTTACGCGATACAGGCCGGGCGCGAGATCCGGGTGCTGGTCGAGCCGGACAAGGTCACGGACCACGACTCGGCGGAACTGGCGGCCAAGGTTGCGGCCCAGATTCAGGCAGAACTCAAATACCCCGGGCAGATCAAGGTCACCGTCATCCGCGAGACGCGTGCAGTCGACTACGCTCGCTAG
- a CDS encoding TIGR00282 family metallophosphoesterase, whose amino-acid sequence MSPSEYQPQLGPRRLPGALRVLFLGDVCAEPGRKAVEWEIAGLRQRLGADFIIANAENAAGGYGITPVIADGLLKAGVGCITTGDHAFDRKEVWEYLGTESRILRPLNFPPQAPGRGSGIYECRMTNAEGTGEREATTVKVAVVSLQGRVFMKPLDCPFRRMLPALDEIRRETPVVFVDIHAEATAEKQAMGWFLDGRVSAVLGSHTHVQTADEAILAGGSAYITDAGMCGSFDSVLGMSKDTSLRRMIEMVPVRLQPATGDVRINGVWVDVEPSSGRALSIGRLVHTVAPGPNQLPTG is encoded by the coding sequence ATGAGTCCGTCTGAATATCAACCTCAGCTCGGACCTCGGCGTCTCCCCGGGGCGTTGCGCGTGCTCTTTCTGGGCGACGTATGCGCGGAGCCGGGACGCAAGGCGGTAGAATGGGAGATCGCCGGACTGCGGCAGCGACTGGGTGCCGACTTCATCATTGCCAACGCCGAGAACGCCGCGGGCGGGTACGGGATTACGCCGGTTATTGCAGACGGACTGCTGAAGGCAGGGGTCGGCTGCATCACGACCGGGGACCACGCGTTCGACCGCAAGGAAGTCTGGGAGTATCTCGGCACCGAGTCCAGGATTCTCCGCCCGCTCAATTTCCCGCCGCAGGCGCCGGGGCGGGGCAGCGGGATCTACGAGTGTCGAATGACGAATGCCGAAGGCACAGGCGAAAGGGAAGCGACCACAGTGAAGGTGGCGGTGGTGAGCCTGCAGGGGCGCGTGTTCATGAAGCCGCTGGATTGCCCGTTCCGCCGAATGCTGCCGGCGTTGGACGAAATCCGGCGCGAAACCCCGGTGGTATTCGTGGACATTCACGCCGAGGCGACCGCAGAGAAGCAGGCAATGGGCTGGTTCCTGGATGGACGGGTGTCGGCCGTGCTGGGCAGCCACACGCATGTCCAGACCGCGGACGAGGCGATACTGGCGGGCGGCAGCGCCTACATCACCGACGCCGGCATGTGCGGCTCGTTCGACTCGGTGCTCGGCATGAGCAAGGACACGTCTCTGCGCCGGATGATCGAGATGGTGCCGGTGAGGCTGCAGCCGGCGACCGGGGACGTGCGCATCAACGGTGTGTGGGTCGATGTCGAGCCGTCGAGCGGTCGCGCCCTGTCAATCGGACGACTGGTCCACACGGTTGCGCCTGGCCCGAATCAGCTCCCGACCGGGTAG
- a CDS encoding cell division protein ZapA has protein sequence MKSVIVSVFGSDYNVRADSDGDHVKRVAEIVDHKMKEIDGQFHQGSSTRTAVLASMNLVDEHLIQRQEDARWASRQVGLLIDKLESVLGVTSAK, from the coding sequence ATGAAATCAGTTATCGTTAGTGTCTTTGGCAGTGATTATAATGTTAGAGCCGACAGTGACGGCGATCACGTTAAGAGAGTTGCGGAAATAGTTGACCACAAGATGAAGGAGATCGATGGCCAGTTTCACCAGGGCTCAAGCACGCGCACGGCGGTGCTGGCCAGCATGAATCTGGTCGATGAACACCTCATTCAGCGTCAGGAGGACGCGCGCTGGGCGTCGCGACAGGTCGGCTTGCTGATTGACAAGTTGGAGTCCGTTCTTGGAGTAACGAGCGCCAAGTGA